In Syntrophaceae bacterium, the following proteins share a genomic window:
- the nrfD gene encoding polysulfide reductase NrfD, whose protein sequence is MLEKALTGGPGYRAWMAFLLAVFATGLFFYLRQLELGLGVTGMSRDVSWGLYIAQFTFLVGIAASAVMLVLPYYLHDYQAFGKITVLGEFLAVASVIMCGLFIFVNLGQSPRVLFVILHAQPKSVLFWDMFVLNVYLVLNIITGWTVLGCDRKGVPPPRWVRPLIYLSIPWAISIHTMTAFIYAGLPGRSFWLTALMAPRFLAAAFASGPALLILICLVLKKWADFDAGEKAIQALARIVAYALAVSIFFVLVELFTVFYSGIPEHQEHFRYLYAGIDGHGNLVPWMWMSAVLAVGALAALIHPRARKNERVLAAACAAVFAAFWIEKGLGLVVTGFVPSPLGSVTEYAPTGPEIAVALGVWAAGFLVLSVLYRVFVAVRREAGSVEPSAEGLRNGP, encoded by the coding sequence ATGCTGGAGAAAGCCCTGACAGGCGGTCCCGGATACCGGGCATGGATGGCCTTCCTGCTGGCCGTATTCGCGACGGGCCTGTTTTTCTACCTGCGTCAGCTGGAACTCGGGCTGGGCGTCACGGGAATGAGCCGCGACGTGTCCTGGGGGCTCTACATCGCCCAGTTCACGTTCCTGGTGGGCATCGCCGCGTCGGCCGTCATGCTGGTCCTGCCCTATTACCTGCACGACTACCAGGCCTTCGGAAAGATCACCGTGCTGGGCGAGTTCCTGGCCGTCGCATCCGTCATCATGTGCGGGCTCTTCATTTTCGTCAACCTGGGGCAATCTCCCCGGGTTCTCTTCGTCATCCTGCACGCCCAGCCGAAATCGGTCCTCTTCTGGGACATGTTCGTCCTGAACGTTTACCTCGTTCTGAATATCATCACCGGGTGGACGGTCCTGGGCTGTGACCGGAAGGGCGTTCCCCCGCCCCGGTGGGTCAGGCCGCTGATCTATCTCTCCATTCCTTGGGCGATCAGCATCCACACCATGACGGCCTTCATCTACGCCGGTCTTCCCGGCCGGAGCTTCTGGCTGACGGCGCTCATGGCCCCGCGGTTTCTCGCCGCCGCCTTCGCCTCCGGCCCGGCGCTCCTGATCCTGATCTGCCTGGTCCTGAAGAAGTGGGCGGACTTCGATGCCGGGGAGAAGGCGATCCAGGCACTGGCCAGGATCGTCGCCTACGCCCTGGCCGTGAGTATTTTTTTCGTGCTGGTGGAGCTGTTCACCGTCTTCTATAGCGGCATTCCGGAGCACCAGGAGCACTTCCGCTATCTTTACGCCGGGATCGACGGGCACGGCAACCTGGTCCCCTGGATGTGGATGTCGGCCGTCCTGGCCGTGGGCGCGCTGGCGGCGCTGATCCATCCTCGCGCGCGGAAGAACGAACGCGTCCTGGCGGCGGCCTGTGCAGCCGTTTTTGCCGCCTTCTGGATCGAAAAGGGACTGGGGCTGGTCGTGACGGGCTTCGTCCCCTCGCCGCTCGGGTCCGTGACCGAATACGCGCCGACGGGGCCTGAGATCGCCGTCGCGCTCGGCGTCTGGGCCGCCGGATTCCTGGTCCTGAGCGTGCTGTACCGGGTTTTTGTCGCGGTTCGCCGGGAGGCCGGGTCCGTTGAACCGTCCGCTGAAGGTTTAAGGAACGGCCCATGA
- a CDS encoding acetate kinase — protein sequence MKILVLNCGSSSIKYKLFDMPGERVLARGQAERVGRADSVIRHEVAGRDPFTREQSLSGHREAVDVLLKHLIAPEGGVLAGIRDIAGVGHRFVHGGEFFRSSVAIDPGVRETLEACRNLAPLHNPHNLTGIDACMELIPHAPQAAVFDTAFHQTIPDYAFTCAIPYRFYEENRIRKYGFHGTSHRYVSSRASEIVGKGREGLRIVTCHLGNGSSLCAVRDGKSCDTTMGFTPLSGVVMGTRCGDMDPALPAHLVETLNIPLAEVMSILNHESGVLGISGLSPDFRDLESAADGGHARARLALTVYAYSVARGVASLVPAIGGLDALVFTAGIGENSPRMRERICAYLEWLGVALDAEKNERGVSEADVSRSGSPVRILVIPTDEERLIARDTVSVLGLGEEAQIGKRQRLPMEAVEK from the coding sequence ATGAAGATCCTCGTCCTCAACTGCGGCAGCTCCTCCATCAAGTACAAGCTCTTCGACATGCCCGGGGAGCGGGTTCTCGCCCGCGGGCAGGCCGAGCGCGTGGGACGGGCCGATTCGGTCATCCGCCATGAAGTGGCGGGAAGGGATCCCTTCACGCGGGAACAGAGCCTGTCGGGTCACCGCGAGGCGGTCGATGTGCTGCTGAAGCATCTGATCGCGCCGGAAGGCGGCGTGCTGGCGGGCATTCGCGACATCGCCGGCGTGGGGCACCGCTTCGTTCACGGGGGGGAGTTCTTCCGCTCCTCCGTAGCGATCGATCCCGGGGTCCGGGAGACCCTGGAGGCCTGCCGGAACCTGGCGCCCCTCCACAATCCCCACAACCTGACGGGCATCGACGCCTGCATGGAGCTCATTCCCCATGCGCCGCAGGCGGCCGTCTTCGACACGGCCTTTCACCAGACCATACCGGACTATGCTTTCACCTGCGCCATTCCCTACCGGTTCTACGAGGAGAACCGCATCCGGAAATACGGATTTCACGGAACCTCCCACCGCTACGTCTCCTCCCGGGCGTCGGAGATTGTCGGAAAGGGGAGGGAAGGGCTGCGGATCGTCACCTGCCATCTCGGTAACGGGTCCAGCCTCTGTGCCGTCCGCGACGGGAAGTCGTGCGACACGACCATGGGGTTTACACCCCTGTCGGGCGTCGTCATGGGAACACGGTGCGGAGACATGGACCCGGCCTTGCCGGCCCATCTTGTCGAAACCCTGAATATCCCCCTGGCGGAGGTGATGTCGATCCTGAACCACGAAAGCGGCGTTCTCGGCATCTCCGGCCTTTCACCCGATTTCCGGGACCTGGAATCGGCGGCTGACGGGGGGCATGCCCGGGCCCGGCTGGCTCTCACGGTCTACGCCTACAGCGTCGCCCGCGGGGTCGCCTCCCTAGTCCCGGCCATCGGCGGCCTCGACGCCCTTGTCTTTACGGCGGGCATCGGGGAGAATTCCCCGAGGATGCGAGAGCGGATCTGCGCGTATCTTGAGTGGCTGGGCGTGGCGCTGGATGCGGAAAAGAACGAGCGGGGCGTTTCGGAGGCCGACGTGTCCCGGTCCGGGTCCCCGGTCCGGATTCTCGTCATCCCCACGGACGAGGAGCGGCTGATCGCCCGGGATACCGTGTCGGTCCTCGGGTTGGGCGAGGAAGCTCAGATTGGGAAACGGCAGCGGCTGCCCATGGAAGCCGTTGAAAAATAG
- the xsc gene encoding sulfoacetaldehyde acetyltransferase — MKKVKMTPSEAIVETLLAEGVDHVCGIVGSAFMDMLDLFPSAGIRFIPVRHEQSAGHMEDAYARITGRAGVITGQNGPGITNMVTSVAAANMGHTPLIVISPSAGTPTIGWDGFQECDQVSVFKAITKATVRVPHPKRAADCLRTAFRIAYAERGAVLYDIPRDYFYGEIEETILKPSQYRVDARGCGSMESLDRAAALLAKAKNPVIVSGRGVVDADALDVIKEIAEHLTAPVAVTYLHNDAFYGNHPLSVGPIGYMGSKAAMKILSKADVVLAVGTRLSVFGTLPQYDINYFPDKAKIIQIDINPKHIARTHPIEVGIIGDAREATVEILKRLKGTDKNRKPDSRRLAAVKKERDAWEKEIVKAAMVKGNPVNPRRVLLEISRALPDDAIVATDIGNVSSTANSYLKFNGGRRHIAALTFGNTGFAYPAALGAQLARPKSPVIAIVGDGAWGMSLHEVSTAVEHNLPVVACVFRNMWWGAEAKNQIDFYNNRFCGVDIPNPESFVPVAKAMGAEGIRVDRVEDIRDAFETCIKSRKPTVLEFVVDGTQLAPPFRKDALALPTRFLKKYDHLDYRNWD, encoded by the coding sequence ATGAAAAAGGTAAAAATGACACCCAGCGAGGCGATCGTCGAGACGCTGCTGGCGGAAGGGGTGGACCACGTCTGCGGGATCGTGGGATCGGCCTTCATGGACATGCTGGATCTTTTCCCGTCGGCGGGGATCCGGTTCATCCCCGTCCGGCACGAACAGAGCGCGGGCCACATGGAAGACGCCTATGCGCGGATCACCGGCCGGGCCGGGGTCATCACCGGGCAGAACGGGCCCGGCATCACGAACATGGTGACGTCCGTGGCCGCGGCCAACATGGGCCACACGCCCCTGATCGTCATCTCCCCCTCGGCGGGGACGCCGACAATCGGCTGGGACGGCTTCCAGGAGTGCGACCAGGTGTCGGTCTTCAAGGCCATCACCAAGGCGACGGTCCGGGTGCCCCATCCGAAACGGGCGGCGGACTGCCTGCGGACGGCCTTCCGGATCGCCTACGCCGAGCGGGGTGCCGTGCTGTACGACATCCCCCGGGACTACTTCTACGGCGAGATCGAGGAGACCATCCTCAAGCCTTCCCAGTACCGCGTGGACGCCCGGGGATGCGGCTCCATGGAGAGCCTCGACCGGGCGGCGGCGCTCCTTGCCAAAGCGAAGAACCCCGTCATCGTCTCCGGCCGGGGGGTCGTCGACGCCGACGCCCTGGACGTCATCAAGGAAATCGCCGAGCACCTGACGGCGCCCGTGGCGGTCACCTACCTCCACAACGATGCCTTCTACGGCAATCACCCGCTCTCCGTCGGCCCAATCGGCTACATGGGATCGAAGGCGGCCATGAAGATCCTCTCGAAGGCGGACGTGGTCCTCGCCGTGGGGACGCGGCTCTCCGTGTTCGGCACGCTGCCCCAGTACGACATCAACTACTTCCCCGACAAGGCGAAGATCATCCAGATCGACATCAACCCCAAGCATATCGCCCGCACCCATCCCATCGAGGTGGGCATCATCGGGGACGCCCGGGAGGCAACCGTCGAAATCCTGAAGCGCCTCAAGGGCACTGACAAAAACCGCAAGCCGGACTCGCGCCGCCTCGCCGCCGTGAAGAAGGAGAGGGACGCCTGGGAGAAGGAGATCGTAAAGGCCGCCATGGTCAAGGGGAATCCCGTCAACCCCCGGCGTGTCCTCCTGGAGATCTCGCGGGCCCTGCCGGACGACGCCATCGTCGCGACGGACATCGGGAACGTCTCCTCCACGGCGAACAGCTACCTGAAGTTCAACGGCGGCCGCCGGCACATCGCGGCCCTCACCTTCGGGAACACGGGATTCGCCTATCCCGCCGCCCTGGGGGCGCAGCTGGCCCGTCCGAAGTCGCCGGTCATCGCCATTGTCGGCGACGGCGCCTGGGGGATGAGCCTCCACGAGGTCAGCACGGCCGTCGAGCACAACCTCCCCGTCGTGGCCTGCGTGTTCCGGAACATGTGGTGGGGCGCCGAGGCGAAGAACCAGATCGACTTCTACAACAACCGCTTCTGCGGCGTGGACATCCCCAACCCGGAGAGCTTCGTCCCCGTGGCGAAGGCCATGGGCGCCGAGGGCATCCGCGTGGACCGGGTCGAGGACATCCGGGACGCCTTCGAGACGTGCATCAAAAGCCGGAAGCCCACCGTCCTGGAGTTTGTCGTGGACGGCACGCAGCTGGCGCCGCCGTTCCGGAAGGACGCCCTGGCCCTGCCGACGCGATTCCTCAAGAAGTACGATCACCTGGACTACCGGAACTGGGATTGA
- a CDS encoding OsmC family protein, with translation MEEQQNNDVKAPLEGYKNFAPPPVKTSLVWNRELQFTGSTPQGYDIEFDSDGQWGCKPTEALLLSLAGCMAIDVVMILKKMRVRLAGFRMELTAERNPTPPQYFRAVAMVLHIAGRDIDPRKVDRAVALSHSTYCSVYNSLRKDMTVTVRTVIEDRDVEGEAP, from the coding sequence ATGGAAGAACAGCAGAATAACGATGTGAAGGCGCCCCTGGAGGGATACAAGAATTTTGCCCCGCCGCCCGTAAAAACGTCCCTGGTCTGGAACAGGGAGCTCCAGTTCACCGGTTCGACACCCCAGGGATACGATATCGAGTTCGACTCCGACGGCCAGTGGGGCTGCAAGCCGACGGAGGCACTGCTCCTGAGCCTGGCCGGGTGCATGGCCATCGACGTCGTCATGATCCTGAAGAAGATGCGGGTGCGCCTTGCGGGGTTCCGGATGGAACTGACGGCGGAGAGGAACCCCACCCCGCCGCAGTATTTCCGGGCCGTGGCGATGGTACTCCATATCGCCGGCCGGGACATCGATCCCCGCAAGGTCGACCGGGCCGTCGCCCTGTCGCATTCCACCTATTGCTCCGTTTACAATTCCCTCCGGAAGGACATGACCGTCACGGTCCGCACCGTGATCGAGGACCGGGACGTCGAGGGCGAAGCTCCCTGA
- a CDS encoding 4Fe-4S dicluster domain-containing protein yields the protein MQLIHHGPGKAWVKMSTDLLWPVITAGKRLSNVPVLKWLIRPFFMRPYNEITTIPIHAAVEAPGSVVLPRRIVDRLLEDVDDIFILDECICRAHYQADSPPRTIGCIALGPAIRRIHPSHGRTTSTEEAKRHVDRAARAGLIANIAHVWIDPVAFGTRFRDLIFICLCDDTHCLYRTHMKHRGPTLAGAYQRLPGLSVSIDRDLCLGCGECVEKCFLADIRLRDGKAEIGGACAGCGRCVEVCPNGAAALTLANEEVLYGNLVRWIRGVSELPLRNPGVATE from the coding sequence ATGCAGTTAATCCATCACGGCCCGGGCAAGGCCTGGGTCAAAATGTCGACGGATCTTCTGTGGCCGGTCATCACCGCGGGGAAGCGCCTCAGCAACGTCCCCGTTCTCAAATGGCTGATCCGGCCGTTTTTCATGCGGCCTTATAACGAAATTACGACCATCCCCATCCATGCGGCCGTGGAGGCTCCGGGCAGCGTCGTTCTACCGCGCCGCATCGTGGACAGGCTTCTGGAGGACGTGGACGATATCTTCATCCTGGACGAGTGCATCTGCCGCGCCCATTACCAGGCGGACTCGCCTCCGCGGACCATCGGGTGCATCGCCCTGGGGCCCGCGATCCGCCGGATCCATCCAAGCCACGGAAGGACGACCTCGACCGAAGAAGCGAAGCGGCACGTGGACCGCGCCGCCCGGGCGGGATTGATCGCCAACATCGCCCACGTCTGGATCGACCCGGTCGCCTTTGGCACGCGCTTCCGCGACCTCATCTTCATCTGCCTGTGCGACGACACACATTGCCTGTACCGGACACACATGAAGCACCGGGGACCCACGCTGGCCGGCGCCTACCAGCGGCTTCCGGGGCTCTCGGTTTCCATCGATCGGGATCTGTGCCTGGGGTGCGGGGAGTGCGTCGAGAAATGCTTCCTGGCGGACATCCGTCTCCGTGACGGCAAGGCGGAAATCGGCGGCGCCTGCGCCGGCTGCGGCCGCTGCGTCGAGGTGTGCCCGAACGGAGCCGCCGCGCTCACGCTTGCGAACGAGGAGGTTCTCTACGGGAACCTGGTCCGCTGGATTCGAGGGGTCTCCGAGCTGCCACTCCGGAATCCCGGGGTTGCAACGGAATGA
- a CDS encoding 4Fe-4S binding protein, producing MSKRPEWTLTLLKHLWPLTYLSPKLTRLPLVGKLFSLTFVPLFSGRNFNVSYLPVNEGIRGAESVVIPRLVIEEFIRRSPHRVMIKRCTCRELRQCRHFPYTEACLQMGDDTRHLDPRIADHLTVEEAIALMDRQLSRGLIPMMGRVRVDHYFYGSPNTGRLLTVCFCCTCCCTVLNSARFFPPAAADSIVRLKGLSLHLDPDLCTRCGACVEACFMKALCLQGDAVTRDENRCKGCGKCQTVCPSGAVTMVLDSVEAAVEELRGRVRQRVDFGEPGS from the coding sequence ATGTCGAAAAGGCCCGAATGGACGCTGACCCTCCTGAAGCATCTCTGGCCGCTGACTTACCTGTCCCCCAAGCTGACGCGCCTGCCGCTCGTCGGGAAACTCTTTTCCCTGACCTTCGTCCCGCTGTTTTCGGGCAGGAATTTCAACGTCAGCTATCTTCCCGTGAATGAGGGAATCAGAGGGGCTGAAAGCGTCGTAATCCCGAGGCTCGTCATCGAGGAGTTCATCCGGCGATCCCCCCATCGAGTCATGATCAAGCGGTGCACATGCCGGGAATTGAGGCAATGCCGACACTTCCCGTACACGGAGGCCTGCCTGCAGATGGGCGACGACACCCGGCATCTGGATCCCCGCATCGCCGACCATCTGACGGTGGAAGAGGCCATCGCCCTGATGGACCGCCAGCTCTCGCGGGGGCTCATTCCCATGATGGGCCGGGTGCGCGTGGACCACTACTTCTACGGGTCGCCGAACACCGGGAGGCTGCTCACGGTCTGCTTCTGCTGTACCTGCTGCTGCACCGTGCTCAACTCGGCCCGCTTTTTCCCGCCGGCCGCGGCGGATTCCATCGTCCGTCTCAAGGGGCTCTCCCTGCACTTGGATCCGGACCTCTGCACCCGGTGCGGAGCGTGCGTCGAAGCCTGCTTCATGAAGGCGCTCTGCCTTCAGGGAGATGCCGTCACGCGTGATGAAAACCGATGCAAAGGATGCGGCAAATGCCAGACGGTCTGTCCGAGTGGCGCCGTGACAATGGTCCTGGACAGCGTCGAGGCCGCCGTCGAGGAATTGAGGGGACGGGTCCGGCAGCGGGTCGACTTCGGAGAGCCGGGTTCCTGA